A stretch of the Ictidomys tridecemlineatus isolate mIctTri1 chromosome 5, mIctTri1.hap1, whole genome shotgun sequence genome encodes the following:
- the Cipc gene encoding CLOCK-interacting pacemaker: MERKIPSRESPRRLSAKLGRGTEMKKGTRQLGVVAAESDKDSGFSDGSSECLSSAEQMESEDMLSALGWSGEDRPRQSSKAASNAFPTLSPMVVMKNVLVKQGSSSSHLQSWTVQPSFEVISAQPQLFVLHPPVPSPVSPSHASEKKSDSRNYLPILNSYTKIAPHPGKRGLSLSPEERGASGIQKKICTERLGPGLSSSEPSKTGAAPSSPSAPAPASAKLAEDSALQGVPSLVAGGSPQTLQPVSSSHVAKAPSLTFASPASPVCASDSTLHGLESSSPLSPLSAHYSSPLWAAEHLCRSPDLFSEQQQSKHRRFQNTLVVLHKSGLLEITLKTKELIRQNQATQVELDQLKEQTQLFIEATKSRAPQAWARLQASLTSGSSHSGSDLETFSDHPDI; the protein is encoded by the exons ATGGAGAGGAAAATCCCATCCAGAGAGAGCCCCAGAAGACTCTCGGCCAAGCTAGGCAGAGGAACAGAGATGAAAAAAGGGACTCGTCAACTTGGCGTGGTGGCTGCAGAGTCAGATAAGGACTCTGGATTTTCAG ATGGGAGCTCAGAATGTCTGAGCTCCGCGGAGCAGATGGAGTCCGAGGACATGCTGAGCGCCTTAGGCTGGAGCGGAGAAGACAGGCCACGGCAGAGCTCCAAAGCTGCAAGCAATGCCTTCCCTACACTGTCCCCCATGGTCGTCATGAAGAACGTTCTGGTCAAACAG GGCAGCAGCTCATCCCACCTCCAATCGTGGACCGTCCAGCCCTCCTTTGAAGTGATCTCGGCACAGCCACAGCTCTTCGTCCTTCACCCACCTGTGCCATCGCCAGTCAGCCCAAGTCACGCCAGTGAGAAAAAATCAGACTCCAGAAACTACTTGCCCATTCTGAATTCTTATACCAAAATAGCCCCACACCCTGGCAAAAGGGGTCTTTCCCTCAGCCCAGAAGAAAGAGGAGCAAGTGGAATACAGAAGAAAATCTGCACCGAGAGACTGGGGCCTGGCTTGTCTTCCAGTGAGCCGTCCAAGACTGGCGCGGCCCCGTCCAGTCCCTCCGCTCCGGCCCCAGCCAGTGCCAAACTCGCTGAGGACTCGGCCCTGCAGGGTGTGCCCTCCCTGGTGGCAGGTGGAAGTCCACAGACTCTTCAACCAGTGTCCAGCAGCCACGTGGCTAAAGCTCCCAGCCTGACCTTCGCGTCCCCCGCCAGTCCTGTCTGTGCCTCAGACAGTACTCTGCATGGCTTAGAGAGCAGCTCTCCCCTCTCGCCACTGTCAGCCCATTACAGCTCACCTCTGTGGGCTGCAGAGCACCTCTGCCGCAGCCCGGATCTCTTTTCAGAGCAGCAGCAGAGCAAACACAGGCGCTTTCAGAACACCCTGGTAGTCCTACACAAATCCGGTTTGCTGGAGATCACTTTGAAAACCAAGGAGTTGATTCGTCAGAACCAGGCAACTCAGGTGGAACTAGATCAGTTGAAAGAGCAAACCCAGCTGTTCATAGAGGCCACCAAGAGCAGGGCTCCTCAGGCTTGGGCCAGGCTGCAGGCATCTCTGACGTCTGGGTCCAGTCATTCTGGCAGTGACCTAGAAACATTCTCTGATCACCCAGACATATAG